In Gammaproteobacteria bacterium, one genomic interval encodes:
- a CDS encoding cold shock domain-containing protein, translated as MKTGTVKWFSGNKGYGMIRSHDGTGDVAVFYPSIEAEGFKMLTTGQQVSYLCTPTELGRRTVRVIPG; from the coding sequence ATGAAAACGGGTACCGTAAAGTGGTTTAGTGGTAACAAGGGCTATGGCATGATTCGTAGCCATGATGGCACGGGTGATGTCGCCGTGTTTTATCCCAGTATCGAAGCCGAGGGCTTCAAGATGTTGACTACGGGTCAGCAGGTTTCGTATCTCTGTACGCCGACTGAATTGGGGCGTCGTACTGTCCGAGTTATTCCCGGATAG